The following proteins are co-located in the Rippkaea orientalis PCC 8801 genome:
- a CDS encoding IS4 family transposase, whose protein sequence is MDFLPFYQDYLQNALSKSKFLLLRILIWLLQVHKQVRIERLAAYLPLPILYESRRKKIQRFLVEPCLSLVLLWFPLIKLIVEREFKPGSRLTLVLDRTQWQDKNVFMISVVWRKRAFPIYWQILEKKGSSNVKEQIALIRPVLKLFADYELLILGDREFHGVELSYWLKKRNRTAKNPIYFAFRERKNVYIRRSKKNQKRFQDLTLTPGVKVFEKNIFITKQKGFGRFNVLAYQKRKYRNHQEEEPWFIITNLDNPSEVIKYYKIRGGIEAMFRDYKSGGYNLEGSKANIHRLTNLILLIAIAYTLSALKGKSIKNRGYQKYISRLTEPKRQVRRHSEFWVGLYGQSWVLAWDFCYLFVEQIMRINLHKINEYNRGLKALSAIS, encoded by the coding sequence ATGGATTTTTTGCCTTTCTATCAGGACTATTTACAAAACGCATTATCAAAAAGTAAATTTTTACTTTTACGAATATTAATATGGCTTTTACAAGTTCATAAACAAGTTAGAATAGAACGGTTAGCGGCTTATCTTCCTCTTCCTATTCTATACGAAAGTCGTAGAAAGAAGATTCAAAGATTTTTAGTCGAACCGTGCTTAAGCCTTGTCTTATTATGGTTTCCTCTGATAAAATTAATAGTAGAACGAGAATTTAAACCAGGAAGTCGTTTAACTTTAGTTTTGGATAGGACTCAGTGGCAGGATAAAAATGTGTTCATGATTAGTGTAGTTTGGAGAAAGAGAGCCTTCCCTATTTACTGGCAAATTCTAGAGAAAAAAGGAAGCAGCAACGTCAAAGAACAAATCGCTTTAATCCGACCGGTCTTGAAATTATTTGCCGACTATGAGTTATTAATTTTAGGGGATAGGGAGTTTCATGGGGTAGAATTATCTTATTGGTTAAAGAAACGAAACCGAACGGCTAAAAATCCCATCTATTTTGCTTTTCGAGAAAGGAAAAATGTCTACATTAGAAGAAGTAAGAAGAATCAAAAACGCTTTCAAGATTTAACCCTGACCCCAGGAGTCAAAGTTTTTGAAAAAAACATTTTTATCACCAAGCAAAAAGGGTTTGGTCGCTTTAATGTATTGGCTTATCAGAAGAGAAAATATAGAAACCATCAGGAAGAAGAACCTTGGTTTATTATAACCAATTTAGATAACCCATCCGAAGTCATAAAATATTATAAAATCAGAGGTGGAATTGAAGCTATGTTTCGAGATTATAAGAGTGGAGGATATAATCTCGAAGGGAGTAAAGCTAATATTCATCGACTTACTAACTTGATTTTATTAATAGCTATTGCTTATACTTTATCGGCTTTAAAAGGGAAGTCAATTAAAAATAGAGGATATCAAAAGTATATATCTAGACTAACAGAACCGAAAAGACAAGTCAGAAGACATAGTGAATTTTGGGTAGGGCTATATGGACAAAGTTGGGTCTTAGCCTGGGATTTCTGTTACTTGTTTGTTGAACAAATTATGAGAATTAACCTTCACAAAATTAATGAATATAACCGAGGTTTAAAAGCCTTATCTGCTATTAGTTAA
- a CDS encoding alpha/beta hydrolase has protein sequence MMDSPDFILLTQQGWTDTNQGIIRLATALGTPKTQIIAPNFGWLKTWIKIVDIQEMIEQQAREVLANYPDTPWRVIGYSLAGLMWLEYIDRHPELWSKVNSIVLIGCPVNGTKTFGILEPEKLEIAEYLLQSRQGMAEKIAHAIPTLVIAGDLGNGTDGTIRIKTTQIPSAKFVCLPGFSHANLKNEPQVIDAIEQFWYILPLPITPEKDLTTQLIERLRSIPGMTPIQNNDFERSQVYLMFQDGKTIRIWKNPLNVLFIFLADKNKNCLYSGCVGWLHAQELQDSLESIHQDYYELVIHGLE, from the coding sequence ATGATGGACTCCCCAGATTTTATACTGTTAACACAACAGGGATGGACGGATACCAATCAAGGAATTATCCGATTGGCAACCGCATTAGGCACGCCAAAAACCCAAATTATTGCCCCTAACTTTGGTTGGTTAAAAACCTGGATTAAAATAGTTGATATTCAAGAAATGATTGAACAACAGGCTAGGGAAGTTCTAGCCAATTATCCTGATACACCTTGGCGAGTCATCGGCTATTCTTTAGCGGGATTAATGTGGTTAGAATACATTGATCGCCATCCCGAATTATGGTCAAAAGTCAACTCTATTGTTTTGATTGGTTGTCCGGTTAATGGGACTAAAACCTTTGGCATTCTTGAACCCGAAAAACTAGAAATAGCTGAATATTTACTGCAAAGTCGTCAAGGGATGGCCGAGAAAATTGCCCATGCCATTCCTACCTTAGTCATTGCAGGAGATTTAGGAAATGGAACCGATGGAACCATTAGAATTAAAACCACCCAAATTCCTTCAGCTAAATTCGTTTGTTTACCAGGATTTAGTCATGCAAACTTAAAAAACGAACCCCAAGTCATTGATGCTATTGAACAGTTTTGGTATATTTTACCCCTACCAATTACCCCCGAAAAAGATTTAACCACACAATTAATTGAACGGTTGCGGTCTATCCCCGGAATGACCCCGATACAAAACAATGATTTTGAGCGATCGCAAGTATATTTAATGTTCCAAGATGGGAAAACTATTCGCATTTGGAAAAACCCTCTCAATGTTCTTTTTATCTTTCTAGCGGATAAAAATAAAAACTGTTTATATTCAGGCTGTGTTGGTTGGTTACACGCCCAAGAATTACAAGATAGTTTAGAATCAATTCATCAAGATTATTACGAGTTAGTCATTCATGGACTAGAGTGA
- the purN gene encoding phosphoribosylglycinamide formyltransferase — MKNFVTSSLISPQLDPEELALDCPLRLGVLASGSGTNFECIVQAIHQGKLKAEIPILIYNNPEASVKERAQRLNVPAKLVNHRHFKQREDLDQAIVEIFRHYQVEWVIMAGWMRIVTHVLLDAYPNHVINIHPSLLPSFKGIKAVEQALAAQVKITGCTVHIASSEVDSGPILLQAAVPVLADDTPETLHARIQVQEHLIFPQAIALAAKGERK, encoded by the coding sequence ATGAAAAATTTTGTGACTTCTAGCTTAATTTCTCCTCAATTAGATCCTGAAGAACTGGCGTTAGATTGTCCTTTAAGATTAGGCGTTTTAGCATCAGGAAGCGGGACAAATTTTGAGTGTATTGTTCAAGCCATCCATCAGGGAAAACTCAAAGCAGAAATCCCCATATTAATCTATAATAATCCCGAAGCCAGTGTCAAAGAAAGAGCCCAACGGTTAAACGTTCCCGCGAAATTAGTCAATCATCGACACTTCAAACAACGAGAAGATTTAGATCAAGCCATCGTTGAAATATTTCGTCACTATCAAGTAGAATGGGTCATTATGGCGGGTTGGATGCGAATTGTCACCCACGTTTTATTAGACGCTTATCCCAATCATGTCATTAATATTCATCCGAGTTTATTACCCAGTTTTAAAGGGATTAAAGCCGTTGAACAAGCATTAGCAGCCCAAGTTAAAATTACGGGATGTACTGTGCACATTGCCAGTTCGGAAGTCGATAGCGGACCGATTTTATTACAAGCCGCCGTTCCCGTTTTAGCCGATGATACCCCCGAAACATTACACGCGCGTATTCAAGTACAAGAACATCTCATTTTTCCCCAAGCCATTGCCTTAGCAGCAAAAGGAGAGAGGAAATAA
- a CDS encoding aromatic ring-hydroxylating oxygenase subunit alpha — protein MMDSDRNATQGRDIRTCGINPNHWYVVAGSTEIKDRPLGVTIWDHSIVLYRDTLGKIHALENRCPHRQVKLSDGKVIGNHLECAYHGWQFNSQGTCHSIPYLNEKQKLPKCQINSYPVEELNGFIWLFLGDPQRLENNDILPLAIPEWDHLNYIATVSVIECRGHFSFVIENLMDMYHGHLHQNYQAWTDANLKELSGNEQRVEAIYEAKSYYKIDKIWSICQLFFSPLRRLHSELLKVSYIYPHWVSTLGEDFKIYCLFCPVNRTYTKAYLIHFTSLNAFVRLHKLPIWFRQFIKDSLFGSAQKMLDGLVKQDVMMIEQEQEAYLQDKQRRTHEVNPTIGQVQKLIKQQLTLSSEVNIMIE, from the coding sequence ATGATGGACTCAGATAGGAATGCTACCCAAGGGAGAGATATTCGTACCTGTGGAATCAATCCTAACCATTGGTATGTGGTAGCTGGTAGTACAGAAATTAAGGATCGTCCTTTGGGGGTGACGATCTGGGATCACTCTATTGTACTTTATCGGGATACCTTGGGAAAGATTCATGCCCTAGAAAATCGCTGTCCCCATCGTCAAGTCAAACTCAGTGACGGGAAAGTTATCGGTAATCATCTAGAATGTGCTTATCATGGATGGCAATTTAATTCCCAAGGAACTTGTCACTCAATTCCCTATTTAAACGAAAAACAAAAGTTACCTAAGTGTCAAATTAATTCCTATCCTGTTGAAGAATTAAATGGATTTATTTGGTTGTTTTTGGGAGACCCGCAAAGATTGGAGAATAATGATATATTACCCCTAGCTATACCTGAATGGGATCATCTTAATTATATTGCTACTGTTTCGGTCATTGAATGTCGTGGACATTTTTCTTTTGTGATTGAAAATTTGATGGATATGTACCACGGGCATTTACATCAGAACTATCAAGCTTGGACAGATGCTAACTTAAAAGAACTCTCTGGCAATGAGCAACGAGTAGAGGCAATTTATGAAGCCAAAAGCTATTATAAAATAGATAAAATTTGGTCGATTTGTCAATTATTTTTTTCTCCGTTACGTCGCCTTCATTCGGAACTCTTAAAAGTAAGTTATATTTATCCCCATTGGGTGTCAACTTTAGGAGAAGATTTTAAAATTTATTGCTTATTTTGTCCTGTCAATCGAACTTATACTAAGGCTTATTTAATTCATTTTACTTCATTAAATGCTTTTGTGAGATTGCATAAATTACCGATTTGGTTTCGACAGTTTATTAAAGATTCCCTATTTGGTTCAGCCCAAAAAATGTTAGATGGTTTAGTCAAACAAGATGTTATGATGATCGAACAAGAACAAGAAGCTTATTTACAAGATAAACAACGACGAACCCATGAAGTTAACCCCACCATTGGACAAGTTCAAAAATTAATTAAACAGCAATTAACTTTGAGTTCGGAGGTTAACATTATGATTGAGTAG
- the scpB gene encoding SMC-Scp complex subunit ScpB, whose amino-acid sequence MRLATTIEAILYLKGQPLSLTEIAQWANCEVDEVQEGLIELMSDYAYRDSALEVLETPQGYSLQLRSSFEHLMDNLIPPELGTGNLRTLAAIALKNPILQTDLIELRGSTAYQQVQELVDLGFVRKRRQENGRSYWLEVTDKFHQYFEIDQLPEVTP is encoded by the coding sequence ATGAGATTAGCAACGACAATTGAAGCCATTTTGTATTTAAAAGGACAACCTCTATCTTTAACAGAAATTGCCCAATGGGCTAATTGTGAAGTCGATGAAGTCCAAGAAGGATTAATTGAACTGATGTCTGACTATGCTTATCGAGATAGTGCCCTAGAAGTGCTAGAAACCCCCCAAGGTTATAGTTTACAATTGCGATCGTCTTTTGAGCATCTCATGGATAATTTAATTCCCCCAGAATTAGGAACAGGAAACTTGAGAACCCTAGCAGCGATCGCCCTGAAAAATCCCATTCTACAAACTGATTTAATTGAATTACGCGGCAGTACTGCCTATCAACAGGTTCAGGAATTGGTAGACTTAGGATTCGTCCGCAAACGTCGTCAAGAAAATGGGCGATCCTATTGGTTAGAGGTCACTGATAAATTTCACCAATATTTTGAGATCGATCAACTCCCTGAAGTCACTCCCTAA
- a CDS encoding DUF760 domain-containing protein, translating into MSFNFDFIASETAEQDSNTLIQYLQEQHPDTLTRIAQSASPEIKQIITQNVQGLVGMLPSEDFNISITTDRENLANLLASAMMTGYFLSQMEQRKNLEINLSNTDSL; encoded by the coding sequence ATGTCATTCAATTTTGACTTTATCGCGTCTGAAACAGCAGAACAAGACAGTAACACCCTGATTCAATACCTACAAGAACAGCATCCCGACACTCTAACGCGGATTGCTCAATCAGCGAGTCCAGAAATTAAACAAATTATTACCCAAAATGTCCAAGGATTAGTGGGAATGCTACCGTCAGAAGATTTTAACATTTCTATTACGACGGATCGGGAAAACTTGGCGAATCTTTTGGCTTCAGCCATGATGACGGGGTATTTCTTGAGTCAGATGGAACAACGCAAAAATCTAGAAATTAATTTATCGAATACCGATTCTCTATAA
- a CDS encoding RNA-guided endonuclease TnpB family protein translates to MAILTLTLKLPFYRLNKCKAQEFDRLTELNTGIANQLLEIPKTDRRKLTSKDFNHIEIGSNWINQTIRNACASTKVKKFKCLPLEANNQGWCVEKHGDTYSVGFSMIRGVKKRIPLVIHQSNHADILDKIIAKEAKKGSLKLWKSKKGIWYVLLSVSMDVPDAEQVTNWIGVDRGQNRIAVASLPKSFGKFWDGRQIKHLRRRYQRIRKALQKTKKRKVIKRLEFKERRIMTYINHCISKQLVQFAKNYGMGLRFEDLCGIRQSSKQSKKVKSDAGNNRDSWAYYQLEQFTRYKAIRVGVPVESIPAPYTSKSDHRNGVIGKRNRHWFKGFDGYHCDADWNASQNIGQWVGFSCPLDLQKVVSVMDADGLQDGVNGSPLN, encoded by the coding sequence ATGGCTATTTTAACCCTGACGCTTAAACTTCCTTTTTATCGGTTAAACAAGTGCAAAGCACAAGAGTTTGACCGACTGACTGAGCTAAACACAGGTATTGCTAATCAACTCCTAGAAATCCCTAAAACGGATAGAAGAAAATTGACTAGCAAAGATTTTAATCATATTGAGATTGGGTCAAATTGGATTAACCAAACAATCCGCAATGCTTGTGCATCAACTAAGGTTAAGAAGTTTAAATGTTTACCACTTGAAGCTAACAACCAAGGATGGTGTGTTGAAAAACATGGTGACACTTATTCTGTTGGTTTTTCAATGATAAGAGGGGTTAAAAAGCGTATTCCTTTAGTTATTCATCAGTCTAATCATGCTGATATCTTAGATAAAATTATAGCGAAAGAAGCCAAAAAAGGTAGTCTTAAGCTGTGGAAATCTAAAAAGGGTATCTGGTATGTTTTGTTGTCAGTATCAATGGATGTTCCTGATGCTGAACAAGTTACAAATTGGATTGGGGTAGATAGAGGTCAAAACCGTATTGCTGTTGCGTCTTTACCCAAAAGCTTTGGAAAGTTCTGGGATGGTCGTCAAATTAAACATTTAAGGCGACGCTATCAGCGAATCAGAAAAGCATTACAAAAAACTAAAAAACGCAAGGTAATTAAACGGTTAGAGTTTAAAGAAAGACGAATCATGACTTATATAAACCACTGCATCTCTAAGCAGTTGGTTCAGTTTGCAAAAAACTATGGCATGGGATTAAGATTTGAAGACTTATGTGGTATTAGACAAAGTTCAAAACAATCCAAAAAAGTCAAGTCTGATGCAGGAAATAACCGTGATAGCTGGGCTTATTATCAACTTGAACAATTTACTCGATATAAAGCTATTCGAGTTGGTGTTCCTGTTGAATCAATTCCAGCCCCCTACACCAGCAAATCTGACCATAGAAACGGTGTAATTGGCAAGCGTAACCGCCATTGGTTTAAAGGGTTTGATGGTTATCACTGTGATGCTGATTGGAATGCCTCACAAAATATAGGTCAATGGGTCGGTTTTTCATGTCCTTTAGACCTTCAGAAAGTTGTATCTGTAATGGATGCAGACGGTTTACAGGATGGGGTAAATGGGAGTCCCCTTAACTAG
- a CDS encoding LCP family protein, translating into MSVKKPQTQTISLSQDKPPTPTEPKAKKQQGNLLFIGLGLTAVSLVSAAAGAMLAVSLSTTPLRQSSLSPEEEKVFSKDEAIAYKNLHLPELSRPVNILVLGTKVLTSDLEEKPQEDLGYHALVNSFKGLSDTMVLLRFDPNGKKLKVLSIPRDTQADLGETYGIRKINEANYHGGPALAAEAVSNLLEGVSIDRYVRVNVQGVEKVIDALGGVKVYVPKDMKYSDDSQHLYIDLKKGEQHLDGEKAVAFLRFRYDRYGDIGRVQRQQVLMRAVVEQALKPQTILKMPEIMSVIGAYIDTNLTVEELVALAGFAAQTERSNVQMLMVPGGFSGDGKTEISYWLPNPDQIRQMVAEYFNHGEVETLEETDTTNLRIAIQDSTEDPEAVQQMVRYLQEAGYRRVFVSDNWEEPLATTRILAQQGDDVGASMLRASLGVGEVLVESTGTLASDITIVLGKDWREHYVNLSVPQQDNLVKTQYNN; encoded by the coding sequence GTGTCAGTCAAAAAGCCCCAAACCCAGACCATCAGTCTCTCCCAAGACAAACCCCCAACGCCAACTGAACCCAAGGCAAAAAAGCAACAGGGCAATTTGTTATTCATTGGGTTAGGATTGACAGCAGTTTCCCTGGTTTCTGCGGCTGCCGGGGCAATGTTGGCTGTTTCTCTCTCTACGACTCCCCTCAGACAAAGTAGCTTGAGTCCTGAAGAAGAAAAAGTTTTTAGTAAAGATGAAGCCATTGCCTACAAAAACTTGCACCTTCCAGAATTAAGTCGTCCCGTTAATATTCTCGTTTTAGGAACCAAAGTTTTAACCTCAGACTTAGAAGAGAAACCCCAAGAAGACCTAGGGTACCACGCCTTAGTTAACTCCTTTAAAGGATTATCAGATACCATGGTTCTCCTACGCTTTGATCCCAACGGCAAAAAGTTGAAAGTTCTTTCCATTCCTAGGGATACTCAAGCCGATCTCGGAGAGACTTACGGGATTCGCAAAATTAATGAAGCCAATTATCACGGAGGACCAGCCTTAGCCGCCGAAGCGGTAAGTAACCTATTAGAAGGAGTGTCCATTGATCGCTACGTCAGGGTTAACGTCCAAGGGGTCGAAAAAGTCATCGATGCCTTAGGGGGTGTTAAGGTTTACGTCCCCAAAGACATGAAATACAGCGATGATAGTCAACATCTCTATATTGACCTCAAAAAAGGGGAACAACACCTCGATGGTGAGAAAGCAGTCGCCTTTTTACGCTTCCGCTATGATCGTTACGGCGATATTGGACGGGTACAACGACAACAAGTGTTAATGCGGGCTGTGGTCGAACAAGCCCTGAAACCCCAAACCATTTTGAAAATGCCCGAAATTATGTCGGTTATTGGGGCTTATATTGATACCAATTTAACCGTCGAGGAATTAGTCGCTTTAGCCGGGTTTGCAGCCCAAACCGAACGGTCTAATGTCCAAATGTTAATGGTTCCAGGGGGTTTTAGTGGGGATGGGAAAACCGAAATTAGCTATTGGTTGCCCAACCCTGACCAAATTCGCCAAATGGTAGCCGAATACTTCAATCATGGAGAAGTCGAAACCCTCGAAGAAACCGATACAACTAATTTAAGAATTGCTATCCAAGATAGTACCGAAGATCCCGAAGCGGTACAACAAATGGTTAGATATCTGCAAGAAGCGGGTTATCGTCGGGTTTTTGTCAGTGATAACTGGGAAGAACCCCTAGCCACAACCCGTATTCTCGCACAACAAGGAGACGATGTTGGGGCATCAATGTTACGCGCTTCTTTAGGGGTTGGGGAAGTGTTGGTGGAAAGTACCGGAACCTTGGCCTCCGATATTACCATTGTATTAGGGAAAGACTGGCGAGAACATTACGTTAATTTGTCGGTTCCTCAACAGGACAATTTGGTGAAGACTCAGTACAATAATTAG
- a CDS encoding cytochrome P450, with protein MKSIPQSEKPLLLQRLQWIFDPVTHLENTHAECPDIFYSQVMGVEGSVIVSHPQAIQQILTNDRKQFSSPSQYNQLLQPLVGDNSTIMIDGDRHRKRRQLVMPSFHGERLKTYGELTVRITKEVLNQLPTGQPFLGRPTMQSISLKVIMEAVFGITQGERYEKLQRLLGQLTDLFESPVTSALLFFPSLQKDWGSWSPWGKFLRQRQQIDELIYAEISDRRSHQDPNRTDILSLLIEARDEAGEPLSDQELRDELMTLLIAGHETTATAMTWGLYWLHRTPEVKEKLYQELTSLGESPDAMEIFRLPYLTAVCNETLRISPVTMLTFPRVAEEPIELLGYKIEPGTLIMGCMYLTMQREDLYPNPREFRPERFLERQYSPYEFLPFGGGVRRCLGEALAQFEMKLVLATIIANYQLKLAEKQPEKLQRRGFTLAASRGVKLIKLGLLSNNKVVHNDEQQPIRDRLQSVDAIAN; from the coding sequence ATGAAATCTATTCCTCAATCAGAAAAACCGCTATTGTTACAACGTCTCCAATGGATTTTCGATCCAGTAACTCACCTAGAAAATACTCACGCTGAATGCCCTGATATTTTCTATAGCCAAGTGATGGGAGTTGAAGGATCGGTCATTGTTAGTCATCCTCAAGCCATACAGCAGATTTTAACCAACGATCGCAAGCAATTTAGTTCACCAAGCCAATATAATCAGCTTTTGCAACCCCTGGTGGGAGATAATTCCACCATCATGATAGATGGCGATCGCCACCGAAAACGCCGTCAATTAGTGATGCCATCTTTTCATGGAGAACGACTGAAAACCTATGGGGAATTAACCGTCCGCATTACGAAAGAGGTACTCAACCAACTTCCTACAGGTCAACCCTTTTTAGGCCGACCGACCATGCAGTCTATCTCCTTAAAGGTGATTATGGAGGCTGTTTTTGGCATCACCCAAGGAGAACGCTACGAAAAGCTTCAGCGTCTTTTAGGACAGTTAACCGACCTGTTTGAGTCTCCGGTGACTTCAGCCTTGCTATTTTTTCCCTCTCTACAAAAAGACTGGGGAAGTTGGAGTCCTTGGGGGAAATTTTTACGGCAACGGCAGCAGATTGATGAATTAATCTATGCAGAAATTAGCGATCGCCGCTCTCACCAAGATCCCAACCGTACTGATATCCTCTCCTTACTGATAGAGGCGCGAGATGAAGCCGGGGAACCCCTCAGCGATCAGGAATTACGCGACGAACTGATGACCCTTTTAATTGCCGGACACGAAACCACCGCTACGGCCATGACTTGGGGGTTATATTGGCTCCATCGTACCCCAGAAGTTAAGGAAAAACTCTATCAAGAGTTGACCAGTCTTGGAGAGTCCCCCGATGCGATGGAGATCTTCCGTCTTCCCTATCTAACGGCGGTTTGTAACGAAACGTTACGGATTTCCCCGGTAACGATGCTAACCTTTCCCAGAGTAGCAGAAGAACCAATAGAACTTTTAGGCTATAAAATTGAACCAGGAACCCTGATTATGGGTTGTATGTATCTGACGATGCAACGGGAAGATCTCTACCCCAACCCCCGCGAATTTAGACCAGAACGCTTTTTAGAACGGCAATATTCCCCCTATGAGTTTCTTCCCTTTGGAGGAGGAGTCCGTCGCTGTTTAGGGGAAGCATTAGCTCAATTTGAAATGAAGTTAGTTTTGGCGACAATTATCGCTAATTATCAACTCAAATTAGCTGAAAAACAGCCGGAAAAATTACAGCGTCGTGGCTTTACTTTGGCCGCTAGTCGAGGGGTTAAACTGATTAAGTTAGGACTTCTGAGTAATAACAAAGTGGTTCACAATGATGAGCAACAACCTATACGAGACAGATTACAGTCAGTGGACGCGATCGCAAATTGA
- a CDS encoding esterase-like activity of phytase family protein — MLKLKQLSGMLGMIGAITIPLNALASELVGRAVLPANTFAPGPTSGQFITPSNGFTPPFSDQEPVQGFSAILPGPTANTYRVMEDNGFGSKANSADSVLRFYTIEIDFNTGEVFPADWETGARLSSFNSDSYLQLNDRDNQAGFTIVADLTNYPNSAIPVDPNIVNNRWLTGADFDIESFRQAPDGTFWVGDEFGPFLLHFGSEGQLLEAPIEIPNVLGFDSNPLVQSPDNPNVTTANLGRSRGFEGMAINQSGTKLYPLLEGSLTSDPERDRLLIYEYDLLTSDFTGNVFYYRLENPTESGQAIGDLTAISDTEFLVIERDGKQGDPNNPLFSDPAEFKRIYKIDITQVDQEGFVEKELLVDLLAISDPNNLGGNGTTNGTFTFPFVTIEAVLPIDKNTLLVTNDNNFPFSVGRTPGQADNNEFILVSIPSIPESNSSIGLLLLGGLGLILMIKKS; from the coding sequence ATGTTAAAACTCAAACAATTATCTGGGATGTTAGGGATGATAGGGGCTATTACCATTCCATTAAACGCCCTAGCTAGTGAATTAGTAGGACGGGCAGTCTTACCAGCCAATACCTTTGCCCCTGGCCCAACCTCAGGACAATTTATTACCCCTTCCAATGGGTTTACCCCTCCTTTTAGTGATCAAGAACCCGTCCAAGGATTTTCGGCCATTTTACCCGGTCCGACTGCCAATACCTATCGAGTCATGGAAGATAATGGGTTTGGCAGTAAAGCTAATTCTGCTGACTCGGTGTTGCGTTTTTATACCATTGAAATTGACTTTAACACAGGAGAAGTTTTTCCAGCAGATTGGGAAACCGGAGCAAGACTTTCGAGCTTTAATAGTGATAGTTATTTGCAACTTAATGATCGGGATAATCAAGCCGGATTTACCATTGTCGCTGATTTAACAAATTATCCTAATTCGGCTATTCCTGTTGATCCCAACATTGTCAATAATCGGTGGTTAACGGGAGCCGATTTTGATATAGAATCCTTTCGTCAAGCCCCTGATGGGACATTTTGGGTAGGCGATGAATTTGGACCATTTCTCTTACATTTTGGCAGTGAAGGTCAGTTATTAGAAGCCCCCATTGAGATCCCTAATGTCCTAGGATTTGATAGCAATCCTTTGGTACAATCCCCGGATAATCCTAATGTAACAACAGCCAATTTAGGGCGTTCTAGAGGATTTGAAGGAATGGCTATTAATCAGAGTGGAACTAAGCTTTATCCCTTGTTGGAAGGGTCTTTAACCTCCGATCCCGAACGCGATCGCCTATTAATTTATGAGTACGATTTATTGACCTCTGACTTTACGGGAAATGTCTTTTATTATCGTCTAGAAAACCCCACAGAAAGCGGACAAGCGATCGGAGACTTAACGGCTATTAGTGACACGGAATTTTTAGTCATTGAACGAGACGGAAAACAAGGCGATCCCAACAATCCATTATTTTCTGATCCAGCCGAATTTAAGCGAATTTATAAAATTGATATTACTCAGGTTGATCAAGAGGGATTTGTTGAAAAAGAATTGTTAGTGGATTTGTTAGCTATTTCCGATCCTAACAATCTTGGAGGTAATGGGACAACCAATGGAACATTTACCTTTCCTTTTGTCACTATTGAGGCTGTTTTACCTATTGATAAAAATACCTTATTAGTGACCAATGATAATAACTTTCCCTTTAGTGTTGGGCGAACTCCAGGACAAGCTGATAACAACGAATTTATCTTAGTTTCGATCCCTTCTATCCCTGAGTCAAATTCATCGATTGGGTTGCTATTGTTAGGGGGTTTAGGATTAATTTTGATGATTAAAAAGTCTTAA
- a CDS encoding phosphomannose isomerase type II C-terminal cupin domain — translation MVQAKEARKPKTDTPDITTITFAPSQTGIAATEIRPWGSFTTLEEGPGYKIKRIEVNPGHRLSLQMHHHRSEHWIVVSGTAKVTCGDHEEILAANQSTYVPQCTAHRLENPGVIKLILIEVQNGEYLGEDDIIRFQDDYARHKA, via the coding sequence ATGGTTCAAGCTAAAGAAGCGCGTAAACCCAAGACAGACACACCTGATATCACCACTATTACTTTTGCTCCCTCTCAGACTGGAATTGCCGCCACAGAGATACGGCCTTGGGGTTCCTTCACGACCTTAGAAGAGGGTCCAGGGTACAAAATTAAACGCATTGAAGTTAACCCTGGCCACCGTCTGAGTTTGCAAATGCACCACCATCGCAGTGAGCACTGGATCGTTGTATCAGGAACTGCTAAGGTCACTTGTGGGGATCATGAAGAAATTTTAGCGGCAAATCAATCAACTTATGTTCCTCAGTGTACTGCACATCGCTTAGAAAACCCAGGGGTGATTAAGTTAATCCTAATTGAAGTGCAAAATGGCGAATATTTAGGCGAAGACGACATTATTCGCTTTCAGGACGATTATGCACGTCATAAAGCTTAG